A stretch of the Theileria equi strain WA chromosome 1, complete sequence genome encodes the following:
- a CDS encoding hypothetical protein (encoded by transcript BEWA_029170A), giving the protein MLNGLKLCINQCLFPLVDSLHGSFSPRVFKLKCDHTFHLLCLFETIQRRECRKVCGECWKEIEEEEQRIIFKEAKKEKKEIASYSHSLAGEILEYNVSSD; this is encoded by the exons ATGTTGAATGGCCTAAAATTGTGTATAAATCAGTGTCTATTCCCGCTAGTCGATTCTCTGCACGGTTCATTCTCTCCAAGAGTATTCAAGCTAAAGTGCG ACCACACATTCCACCTACTTTGCCTATTTGAAACGATTCAAAGAAGGGAGTGCAGAAAG GTCTGCGGAGAGTGTTGGAAGGAAattgaggaggaagaacaaaggataatttttaaagaagccaagaaggaaaagaaggaaatCGCAAGCTATAGCCATAGTCTGGCTGGCGAAATTTTGGAGTATAACGTCTCATCAGATTAG
- a CDS encoding thioredoxin, putative (encoded by transcript BEWA_029180A): MRVESICLLLFVGLIADCSCLDDESKSVDSASVSFLPSFIYHLESEFEVKPHGIPYMGTCGVAQENESKDLETPREDSVNPEDSDTLKESAIVSSVKEQEPKMVQSPTSYSFINQRGALRSDYFDDPKGNRNDRKFFIFGGDEPAEPSLEELLEENKTSNGVLLVDFYATWCRPCNVMAHHLEAIKETYRDDKLKIHKVDVDKKADYASKYKVTALPTLVLFTRGQEAKRIVGLVEVDKLMEEIDQLLSGTD, translated from the exons ATGCGTGTGGAATCCATTTGTCTCCTTCTTTTTGTAGGCTTAATCGCCGATTGCTCTTGTTTAGACGACGAGTCCAAAAGTGTGGATTCCGCGTCCGTCTCCTTCCTTCCATCATTCATTTACCATTTGGAATCTGAATTTGAAGTGAAACCACATGGGATTCCATACATGGGAACTTGCGGTGTAGCCCAGGAAAACGAATCCAAGGACTTGGAGACGCCAAGGGAGGATTCTGTCAACCCCGAAGATTCTGATACTCTTaag GAATCCGCAATAGTTTCGAGTGTCAAGGAGCAAGAGCCAAAGATGGTGCAATCTCCAACAAGCTACTCGTTTATAAACCAGAGAGGAGCTCTGAGATCCGACTACTTTGATGACCCTAAAGGGAATCGCAATGACCGCAAGtttttcatttttggaGGCGATGAACCAGCGGAGCCTTCACTAGAGGAGCTCCTGGAAGAAAACAAGACCTCGAATGGTGTACTACTTGTCGACTTTTATGCTACATG GTGCCGTCCCTGCAATGTAATGGCTCACCACCTTGAGGCCATAAAGGAGACTTACCGCGACGATAAGCTAAAGATTCACAAGGTCGATGTTGACAAGAAAGCAGACTATGCTTCAAAGTACAAGGTTACTGCCCTTCCTACCCTTGTTCTCTTTACAAGAGGTCAAGAAGCAAAGAGAATAGTCGGTCTCGTTGAAGTTGATAAACTCATGGAAGAAATAGACCAACTACTAAGTGGCACAGATTAG
- a CDS encoding signal peptide-containing protein (encoded by transcript BEWA_029190A) codes for MRLFSLLYVAFLAGQCICRSLIGGNANVNAVQSGLVESTPVVAETKTVKLDVADVDGNVFSIEESFSGGVPLKTVTPKDGVLISSVMDGGVELWKGLDKEHGQKVMIYYDGESPASVVVNFVKADGTKPWRCYSVQDDGWEVVREEDHEKLLEKLKKKASENVTSPPGTIDINNPDREQCDCFYHLFYATSIKLTVPKKDVAVAKIVRGSETLWTLPSGEKVDHVRAYLNESNEPELILIVTTVSTTMNITYLELKDGKWIPCNNYHGKIANLRKIGTWKANFELDLASTTETTECTIFEVDLLGVTTKHFYPKAEYTAITVKDGGKYVWTHSGSVYTAGNKPSFDGHRYYCRYCIIYKHGDKELLETVVVENSSTRHNYFEKTDTEWKEIKKEDYDKKIEEMTGISTVKISDPATKVQTNSQDSINTALESIKVTEQDSTIESQYTLRPEPKS; via the coding sequence atgagactcttctctTTACTATACGTTGCCTTCCTTGCTGGACAATGCATTTGTAGATCTTTAATTGGCGGGAATGCAAATGTAAATGCTGTGCAGAGTGGACTGGTCGAATCTACACCCGTTGTTGCTGAAACGAAGACAGTCAAACTCGATGTCGCTGATGTAGACGGCAATGTCTTCTCCATTGAGGAATCATTTTCCGGAGGAGTACCTCTAAAGACTgttactccaaaggatggtgtCCTCATATCCTctgttatggatggagGAGTGGAATTATGGAAGGGTCTGGATAAGGAGCATGGTCAAAAGGTAATGATCTactatgatggagaatccCCTGCATCAGTAGttgtaaactttgtaaaggcTGATGGAACAAAACCTTGGAGATGTTATAGCGTGCAGGATGATGGATGGGAGGTAGTAAGGGAAGAAGATCATGAAAAGCTCTTGGAGAAGCTCAAGAAGAAAGCTTCAGAGAACGTCACTTCTCCCCCTGGCACCATTGATATAAATAATCCAGACAGAGAACAGTGTGACTGCTTCTATCACCTCTTTTATGCCACTTCAATAAAGCTCACTGTTCCCAAGAAGGATGTAGCAGTTGCAAAGATCGTTAGAGGAAgtgagactctatggactctACCATCTGGAGAAAAGGTTGATCATGTCAGAGCTTACTTGAATGAGAGTAATGAACCTGAGCTCATTCTTATCGTAACAACAGTCTCTACCACTATGAATATAACATATCTTGAACttaaagatggtaaatggatACCGTGCAATAACTATCACGGgaaaatcgcaaatttaAGAAAAATTGGAACATGGAAGGCTAATTTTGAGCTTGACCTTGCATCAACTACTGAGACTACAGAATGTACCATCTTTGAAGTAGATCTCCTGGGTGTTACCACTAAACACTTTTATCCAAAGGCTGAATATACAGCCATCACcgtaaaggatggtggAAAGTACGTTTGGACACATTCAGGCTCTGTGTATACAGCGGGAAATAAGCCAAGCTTTGATGGACACCGCTACTATTGTCGTTACTGtattatttataaacatgGAGATAAGGAACTACTTGAGACAGTGGTTGTGGAGAATAGTTCAACGAGGCACAAttactttgagaagactgATACTGAATGGAAGGAGATCAAGAAGGAGGACTATGATAAGAAGATAGAGGAGATGACTGGAATTTCGACCGTAAAGATTTCTGATCCAGCTACCAAAGTGCAAACGAATTCCCAGGACTCCATCAATACCGCTCTAGAGTCTATAAAAGTTACAGAACAAGACTCTACTATCGAATCGCAATATACTCTTAGACCTGAACCCAAGTCCTAA
- a CDS encoding hypothetical protein (encoded by transcript BEWA_029200A), translating into MSVHRSRGVSSTLDEFISNIFSSFWGTNETTQKGKKYGRVTTNDIFNVMVLSSIVSSFGHVYFYRTPVLGASGAISGLTYLLAATFPNSFFRTVFPLPGLNLSILQVCQLFVATNVYFLMTGGSRGIAWAAHLMGMGAGALYCWFQQNVNKRPGFYNPVVLSLKTAKQQWKRTFKTFGRF; encoded by the coding sequence ATGAGCGTGCATCGCAGCAGAGGCGTGAGTTCAACTCTGGACGAGTTTATAAGTAAcattttttcatcattttggGGAACAAACGAAACGACTCAAAAGGGGAAAAAGTATGGACGAGTGACTACAAACgacatttttaatgtaATGGTACTTTCCTCCATAGTTTCAAGCTTTGGACATGTTTACTTTTATCGCACTCCAGTTTTAGGCGCTTCAGGAGCGATTTCAGGGCTCACATATCTCTTGGCAGCAACTTTCCCAAACAGCTTTTTTAGGACGGTTTTCCCACTTCCAGGCTTAAACTTGAGTATTTTGCAGGTTTGTCAACTGTTTGTTGCTACAAATGTCTACTTTTTGATGACTGGAGGGAGTAGAGGAATTGCATGGGCTGCACATTTGATGGGAATGGGCGCTGGTGCTCTCTACTGCTGGTTTCAACAGAATGTTAATAAGAGGCCAGGATTTTATAACCCAGTTGTACTCTCTCTAAAAACCGCAAAACAGCAATGGAAGAGGACTTtcaaaacttttggaagattttag